One stretch of Paenibacillus sp. FSL R5-0341 DNA includes these proteins:
- the nikB gene encoding nickel ABC transporter permease — MSRYIVKRLVQLVAVLFGITFLTFLLTYLSPGDPARLMLMSTGVTPSDELVRQVRSELGLDQPFLYRYGTWLGQVVTGDFGTSYKYNRPVLDVLMARLPATLWLTGSAMLLVILVSFPLGMLSAVYRNKWLDYVIRLFSFAGLSMPSFWLGMLLMLVFGVQLKLLPVMGNAGWNSLILPACTLAIPLVAQYSRQIRTVLLEETSQNYVIGARSRGVKESIIILRHILPNALLPIVTLMGMTTGALLGGAAIVESLFVWPGVGQMAVDAIFTRDYPLIQGYVIWMAIIYVTLNLLVDVWTHLRDPRIRLDVDV; from the coding sequence TTGAGCAGATATATCGTTAAACGATTAGTACAACTGGTAGCCGTATTGTTCGGCATCACGTTCCTGACATTCCTGCTAACCTACCTGTCTCCTGGAGATCCAGCCAGACTTATGCTCATGTCTACAGGTGTAACGCCATCGGATGAGCTGGTCAGGCAGGTGAGGTCAGAGCTTGGATTGGACCAACCCTTTCTCTATCGATATGGGACATGGCTGGGACAGGTGGTGACCGGAGACTTCGGTACGTCATATAAATACAATCGTCCAGTACTGGATGTGCTCATGGCACGGCTCCCGGCAACGCTTTGGCTGACAGGAAGCGCCATGCTTCTGGTTATTCTGGTCTCCTTTCCACTGGGAATGCTGTCGGCTGTCTATCGCAACAAATGGCTTGATTATGTCATTCGTTTGTTCTCCTTTGCCGGATTATCGATGCCCAGCTTCTGGTTGGGTATGTTGCTCATGTTGGTCTTCGGTGTACAGCTAAAGCTGCTGCCAGTGATGGGCAATGCCGGCTGGAACAGTCTGATTCTGCCCGCATGTACACTTGCGATTCCACTTGTTGCCCAGTACAGCAGACAGATTCGTACGGTCCTGCTTGAGGAGACAAGCCAGAACTATGTGATCGGAGCAAGATCCAGAGGTGTGAAGGAGTCGATCATTATTTTACGTCATATTCTCCCTAATGCTCTGCTGCCGATCGTTACCCTTATGGGCATGACGACAGGTGCCTTGTTAGGTGGTGCAGCCATTGTGGAAAGTTTATTTGTGTGGCCGGGTGTTGGCCAGATGGCGGTGGATGCCATTTTTACAAGGGATTATCCTCTGATTCAGGGGTATGTCATCTGGATGGCGATCATATATGTCACGCTGAATCTGCTGGTTGACGTATGGACACATCTTCGTGATCCTCGAATCCGACTGGATGTGGATGTATAG